Genomic window (Staphylococcus debuckii):
ACTTCATCGCTTCAATCTTATTCTTCATTGCAGGTATTATGTTATTTGTAAGAAGAAGTCAGAAGAAGCATAGAGAAAATCAAGAATACGATAGAAAACACGGTTACTTTGATGCTACAACAAGCAAAGATGACGATTTAGATGAATTGCATAAAAAAGGTAAAGTAGATCCAAACTTAGAAGACCCTGAACATTATTCAGAAGCAGAACATGCTGCACACAATCGTAAAGAAAGAGAAAGACGCGAAAGTGGTGTTTTAGGCGGCAAAAAACATGACGAACATGAAAATAACCAGCATCAAGAAAATGATCACAATCCTAAAGAAGAACGTATTTATACTGAGGAACGTGGTTATGATAAAAAAGGAAATGAATTTGTCGAAAAAGACGAAGAAACTTTCTATGAAGACAATAAAGACGATATCAGCAACAATGACTTAACAAGTCAACGTCGTCGAAATAATGACGAACGACCAAGCCGTCATGATTTAGATGATAAGAAATAAAAGAGCAACATAAAGGCCTCGCTCCGGTAAGGATGCGAGGCCTTTATGTTACGTTTAAAGCTCTTGGAAAGTTTGAATAATTAAATGGATGTTCAAAATGCTAAGCACTCCGATTAAAATCCAAGAGACAATATTAATCCATAATTTGTTTTTAAAACGACCCATTAGATCTGAGTTGTTGGTAGCAAGTTGTAAAGGAATCAATGAGAACGGCAGGGCAATACTTAAAAATACTTGTGAGAAGACCAGCAATTGTTCCATCATCGCTTCGTTACCGTTAAAGATAATGAGACAGACGATGACAGGAATAATAGCAATCCCACGTGTGATTAAACGATTCAACCAATTCGGTATTTTTAAATTGATAAAGCCTTCCATCACGATTTGTCCTGCTAAGGTACCCGTAATCGTTGAGTTTTGACCTGATGCTAATAAAGCTACAGCAAATAAGGTACTCATCAAACCGCCTAATGAAGCGCCTAATAACGGTTGTGTCTTCAAGGCGTGGTACAAGTCATAGAATCCGCCAAGACTTTCTGAATTGCCGCCATAGAATAAAGCGGCTCCTAATATCAGCAATAAACAGTTAATAACGAATGCAATACTCAATTGAATGTTGGAGTCAATTGTTGCAAATTTAATAGCTTGTGCTTTTGAATCTTCATCTTTACGGTCATAAGTACGTGATTGCACGATAGAAGAATGCAAGTATAAGTTATGAGGCATAATTGTCGCGCCTACGATACCTAAAGCAATATATAGTGCGCCGTGTTCCGTAATAATCTTGCTGCTAGGAACAAAGCCGTTTAGGATACGCGTTACATCCGGAGAAGCAATATAGACTTCAAAAATAAAGATAGCTAAGACTGTAAATATTAATGTCCCAACAATCGCTTCAATCTTTCTGAAACCGAACTTCATAATGAACAACAAGATAAACACATCTAAGACGGTAATGATAGCACCGACGATTAAAGGAATTCCGAATAATAGGTCAAGTGCAATCGCGCTCCCGATCACTTCGGCAACATCGGTTGCGATAATTGCGAGTTCAGCTATAATCCAGAATACATAGCCTAAAGGTTTATTCAAATAATGTTTCGTAACTTGTGCTAAATCGTAGCCAGATGCGATTCCTAATCTGACAGTCATACTTTGTAAGAGCATGGCAGACAAACTGGAGACAAGGATAATAAACAATAGGATATATCCATATTTCGCACCGCCTTGCATAGATGTAATCCAGTTACCTGGATCCATATAGCCAACAGCGACCAGCAATCCAGGTCCTAGGAAAGACAAGAATTTCTGCTTGATACTGCTGCTGGAGTTAAAGCTGACAGAATTATTGACTTCATTTAAACTGTCAGTGTCATATTTGACCTGCTTTTTACTCAAGAAGGTCACCTCCGCTTCTAATACTTCTAATATTGTTCAATAATAAAGTAAAAATAAAGTTAGGTCAACCTAAAAATTTAATGTGAATGCTTTTTTAGCGTAGAACGACACAAATTTTTATAGAAAAAAGCACCTCATCTGTTCAAACAGAAAAGGTGCGAAAATAATCCTGAGTGTAGTTATAAGTTTTAGAGTATGCTATTATGAGTAAAACTTAAGTAATTGCTCAAAAGTATCTTCTAAATAACTTTTAAAGGCTTTATCAGTTTTAAGTTCAGGTGCTTTAGGAGATAATGTACGTGCAATGAAAAATTCGCCTTTTTTCAATTGATGGGCACGATGTAGTGCTTCATGCAACTCATCAGTTGTCAGGTCTTTAATAAGTGGTTTTTCCATTTTAACGTGGTCCGTACAAATCCGGTAATCCTCTGGCAAGTTTTCAATCTCATCAAAGTGCTTGTCAAAGACTTCAATGTAGTGATTTTTATTTTTAGCCTCATGCATGACACCGAACATGACAAAGACTTGATTTTCGTAGAGACCGATTTGGAAGTGAGGCAGCATTTTATAACCGCGTTTATTAGTTGAAAAGGCCACCCATGTATCTTTAGGCGGATTAACTGTACGACGAGCATGTTTTGCAATATGTGCATAGAACTCATCAGGCGTGTGGGTATTCAAGAAATCAGTGAAGTAATCACCAAGAGCTGCGAGTTTAGGTTGAATTTCTGATTCAATGGCAGCCATACGTCCTTCTAAACCTGGAACTTCAAAGACTTTAAAGTTTTGTTGAGTGAAAGTGAATTTAGACATCGTTTGCCTCCTGTTTGTTGTATTGAAAATATTGTAGCATAATTTGGATAGACAAACAGAGCAGATGCAATTTCATACAGTATAGAGTGCGTTATAATAACAATAAAGGGGTGTTCGACATGGCAGTATATGATTACGCAAAAGGGCTCGTGATTGAAGCGGGCAATAATATACGAAAAATGATGCAAGAAGAAATAGATATTGAAACAAAATCTAATCCGAATGATTTAGTAACCAATGTTGATAAAGCCACGGAGGATTTTATCTACAATAATATTATGGAGAATTATCCAGATGCGCAGGTGATAGGGGAAGAAGGGCATGGTAAGCCAATGTCTGAATTGAAGCCTGAGGGCGTTGTATGGGTCATTGATCCGATTGATGGTACATTGAACTTTGTGCATCAGCAAGAAAACTTTGCCATTTCCATCGGCATTTATAACGACGGCAAACCTTATGCAGGATTTGTCTATGACGTGATGAACGATAAATTGTATCATGCAAAAGCCGGCGAGGGTGCATTTGTGAATGAACACCCATTGAAACCGATTGCAGGCAGTGAATTGAAGAAAAGTTTAATTGGAATTAATCCAAACTGGTTAACAAAGCCACAAATAGGTGTTATATTCAAAAAGGTAGTAGATGATGCGAGAAGCGCACGTGCTTACGGTTCAGCAGCTTTAGAAATCGTGAATGTCGCGCGAGGCAAACTCGCTGCATATATGACACCAAGATTACAGCCTTGGGACTTTGCAGGCGGTTTGATTATTTTAAATGAAGTAGGCGGCGTCGGTTCAGATTTATTAGGCAAACCTTTGGAACTGACACAACCTCACTCCGTTTTAGTAGGCAACCAAGCAGTGCATGAAGAAATTCTGAATAAACATATGCTTTCTGAAAAAGAAACACTAGAAGCACTGCACGCAAGATACAAACAATAAAAAGGTCGGGACCATGTATGCATAAGCAAATGAGCATTAAACTGCTCATCTGCTGCATGGCATGAACCCAACCTTTTTCTTTTGACTGAAATTTATGAGTAATCTCCATTATGCAGGGTACTGCAATAAATGGATACCTTTGTTACAAATGTGTCGATTCGCTTATAGCCAGCCATTTTCTCGGTATTTCTTTTTCGTAGCAAATCCTGCGCCGAAGATACCAACCATGATTACAAATGTAATAATCGCGAATGGTAAGCTCTTAGCTCCGATACTGAAACTGAACAGTAAAAGGAACAGAACTGCTAGAACTGTGTATACCCAAAAAATCGCATGTGATTTTTTTTTCTGCATTCAAACCCCACCTTATTATTCTTTGCTCAATAATATGATATAATAAAAAAGTTGCAAATTGAAGTGGGAATTTACTCAAGAAAGGAAATTTAGTATGACAAATTTAAGAAATGACGTTCGAAATATTGCTATTATCGCTCACGTTGACCATGGTAAAACTACTTTAGTAGATGAATTATTAAAACAGTCTGGTATTTTCCGTGAGAATGAACACGTTGACGAACGTGCAATGGATTCAAATGATTTAGAAAGAGAACGCGGTATTACAATTTTAGCAAAAAATACTGCGGTTGATTATAAAGGCACTAGAATTAATATCTTAGATACACCAGGACACGCTGACTTCGGTGGCGAAGTTGAACGTATTATGAAAATGGTAGACGGTGTTGTATTAGTTGTTGATGCCTACGAAGGTACAATGCCTCAAACACGTTTCGTGTTGAAAAAAGCCTTAGAACAAAACTTAAAACCTGTTGTGGTTGTAAATAAAATCGATAAACCTTCAGCACGTCCTGAAGCAGTTGTCGATGAAGTATTAGATTTATTTATCGAATTAGAAGCAAATGATGAACAATTAGAATTCCCAGTTGTTTATGCTTCAGCGGTAAATGGTACTGCAAGCTTGGATCCAGAAACTCAAGATGAAAACATGCAATCATTATATGAAACAATTCTTGAAGAAATTCCAGCACCAAAAGACAACAGAGATGAACCATTACAATTCCAAGTTGCTTTATTAGATTATAACGATTACTTAGGACGTATCGGTATCGGTCGTGTGTTCAGAGGAACAATTAAAGTTGGCGACCAAGTATCATTATTGAAACTTGACGGCAGCGTTAAAAACTTCCGTGTCACTAAATTATTCGGTTTCTTCGGATTGAAACGTGAAGAGATTGAAGAAGCACATGCCGGTGACTTAATCGCAGTATCTGGTATGGAAGATATCAACGTTGGTGAAACTGTTACACCACATGACCACCAAGAAGCATTACCAGTATTGCGTATTGATGAGCCAACATTAGAAATGACTTTCCGTGTTAATAACTCACCATTCGCTGGTCGCGAAGGTCAATACGTTACTGCACGTCAAATTCAAGATCGTTTAGATCAACAACTTGAAACAGACGTATCATTGAAAGTAACACCGACAGATTCACCAGATGCTTGGACAGTAGCCGGCCGTGGTGAATTACACTTATCTATCTTAATCGAGAATATGCGTCGTGAAGGATATGAATTGCAAGTTTCTAAACCGCAAGTTATCTTAAAAGAAATCGATGGTAAATTATGCGAACCATTCGAACGTGTACAATGTGAAGTACCGCAA
Coding sequences:
- a CDS encoding DUF4064 domain-containing protein; this translates as MNRKLERVIGWIGVGLTLLYTLLFLIGLAMGKGTLSKILLKQGDSSMSASYLQHSMIFEAVALIVVAIIAAVGIVLSKKSRILAGVLLIIAAVIGVFLSNFIASILFFIAGIMLFVRRSQKKHRENQEYDRKHGYFDATTSKDDDLDELHKKGKVDPNLEDPEHYSEAEHAAHNRKERERRESGVLGGKKHDEHENNQHQENDHNPKEERIYTEERGYDKKGNEFVEKDEETFYEDNKDDISNNDLTSQRRRNNDERPSRHDLDDKK
- a CDS encoding Nramp family divalent metal transporter; its protein translation is MSKKQVKYDTDSLNEVNNSVSFNSSSSIKQKFLSFLGPGLLVAVGYMDPGNWITSMQGGAKYGYILLFIILVSSLSAMLLQSMTVRLGIASGYDLAQVTKHYLNKPLGYVFWIIAELAIIATDVAEVIGSAIALDLLFGIPLIVGAIITVLDVFILLFIMKFGFRKIEAIVGTLIFTVLAIFIFEVYIASPDVTRILNGFVPSSKIITEHGALYIALGIVGATIMPHNLYLHSSIVQSRTYDRKDEDSKAQAIKFATIDSNIQLSIAFVINCLLLILGAALFYGGNSESLGGFYDLYHALKTQPLLGASLGGLMSTLFAVALLASGQNSTITGTLAGQIVMEGFINLKIPNWLNRLITRGIAIIPVIVCLIIFNGNEAMMEQLLVFSQVFLSIALPFSLIPLQLATNNSDLMGRFKNKLWINIVSWILIGVLSILNIHLIIQTFQEL
- a CDS encoding YktB family protein, which produces MSKFTFTQQNFKVFEVPGLEGRMAAIESEIQPKLAALGDYFTDFLNTHTPDEFYAHIAKHARRTVNPPKDTWVAFSTNKRGYKMLPHFQIGLYENQVFVMFGVMHEAKNKNHYIEVFDKHFDEIENLPEDYRICTDHVKMEKPLIKDLTTDELHEALHRAHQLKKGEFFIARTLSPKAPELKTDKAFKSYLEDTFEQLLKFYS
- a CDS encoding inositol monophosphatase family protein codes for the protein MAVYDYAKGLVIEAGNNIRKMMQEEIDIETKSNPNDLVTNVDKATEDFIYNNIMENYPDAQVIGEEGHGKPMSELKPEGVVWVIDPIDGTLNFVHQQENFAISIGIYNDGKPYAGFVYDVMNDKLYHAKAGEGAFVNEHPLKPIAGSELKKSLIGINPNWLTKPQIGVIFKKVVDDARSARAYGSAALEIVNVARGKLAAYMTPRLQPWDFAGGLIILNEVGGVGSDLLGKPLELTQPHSVLVGNQAVHEEILNKHMLSEKETLEALHARYKQ
- a CDS encoding DUF5325 family protein encodes the protein MQKKKSHAIFWVYTVLAVLFLLLFSFSIGAKSLPFAIITFVIMVGIFGAGFATKKKYRENGWL
- the typA gene encoding translational GTPase TypA — encoded protein: MTNLRNDVRNIAIIAHVDHGKTTLVDELLKQSGIFRENEHVDERAMDSNDLERERGITILAKNTAVDYKGTRINILDTPGHADFGGEVERIMKMVDGVVLVVDAYEGTMPQTRFVLKKALEQNLKPVVVVNKIDKPSARPEAVVDEVLDLFIELEANDEQLEFPVVYASAVNGTASLDPETQDENMQSLYETILEEIPAPKDNRDEPLQFQVALLDYNDYLGRIGIGRVFRGTIKVGDQVSLLKLDGSVKNFRVTKLFGFFGLKREEIEEAHAGDLIAVSGMEDINVGETVTPHDHQEALPVLRIDEPTLEMTFRVNNSPFAGREGQYVTARQIQDRLDQQLETDVSLKVTPTDSPDAWTVAGRGELHLSILIENMRREGYELQVSKPQVILKEIDGKLCEPFERVQCEVPQENAGAVIESLGQRKGEMLDMVTTDNGLTRLIFMVPARGLIGYTTEFMSMTSGYGIINHTFEEFRPRVKGRIGGRRNGVLVSMDQGKASAYAIIGLEDRGTNFMEPGTEVYEGMIVGENNRDNDLTVNITKTKNQTNVRSATKDQTETMKRPRILTLEEALEFIDDDELLEVTPENIRLRKKILNKAQREKEAKRVKQMMQEDEQ